Proteins encoded in a region of the Athene noctua chromosome 4, bAthNoc1.hap1.1, whole genome shotgun sequence genome:
- the PLRG1 gene encoding pleiotropic regulator 1 isoform X1 has translation MVEEVQKHSVHTLVFRSLKRTHDMFVADNAKPIPLDEESHKVKMAVKLRTEYGSVLHMPTLKENLREKGGPNTGDPYGHKQYSGNQGQELEYLITGTHPYPPGPGVALTADTKVQRMPSESAAQSLAVALPASQSRLDANRTAAGVGDIYRHAGISERSQPPGMSVAMVEAGGNKNSALMAKKAPTMPKPQWHPPWKLYRVISGHLGWVRCIAVEPGNQWFVTGSADRTIKIWDLASGKLKLSLTGHISTVRGVIVSARSPYLFSCGEDKQVKCWDLEYNKVIRHYHGHLSAVYGLDLHPTIDVLVTCSRDSTARIWDVRTKASVHTLSGHTNAVATVKCQAAEPQIITGSHDTTIRLWDLVAGKTRVTLTNHKKSVRAVVLHPRHYTFASGSPDNIKQWKFPDGNFIQNLSGHNAIINTLAVNSDGVLVSGADNGTMHLWDWRTGYNFQRVHAAVQPGSLDSESGIFACVFDQSESRLLTAEADKTIKVYKEDDTATEETHPVSWKPEIIKRKRF, from the exons ATGGTGGAG gAAGTCCAGAAGCATTCTGTGCACACACTTGTGTTCAGATCTTTGAAGAGAACCCATGATATGTTTGTAGCCGATAATGCCAAGCCTATCCCATTAGATGAAGAAAG TCACAAAGTAAAGATGGCAGTCAAGCTGCGTACAGAGTACGGCTCAGTGTTACACATGCCTACTCTTAAAGAAAACTTGAGGGAGAAAGGAGGCCCAAACACGGGGGATCCTTATGGACACAAACAGTATTCTGGAAATCAAG GACAAGAACTTGAGTATTTGATAACTGGTACACATCCATACCCACCTGGGCCTG gtgtggCTCTGACAGCAGATACTAAGGTCCAGAGGATGCCTAGTGAATCTGCAGCGCAGTCCTTAGCCGTAGCGCTTCCTGCCTCTCAGTCCAG GTTGGATGCAAATCGAACAGCTGCTGGCGTGGGTGATATTTACCGGCATGCTGGAATATCTGAGCGTTCGCAGCCTCCTGGGATGTCAGTG GCCATGGTGGAAGCTGGCGGAAACAAAAATTCTGCATTAATGGCGAAGAAGGCTCCGACCATGCCCAAACCTCAGTGGCATCCACCTTGGAAACTATACAGA gTTATCAGTGGTCACCTGGGCTGGGTGAGATGCATTGCAGTAGAACCAGGAAATCAGTGGTTTGTTACTGGCTCTGCTGACAGAACCATAAAG ATTTGGGACCTTGCTAGTGGCAAATTGAAATTGTCTTTGACGGGACACATCAGTACTGTACGAGGGGTGATAGTAAGTGCAAGAAGTCCATACCTCTTTTCTTGTGGAGAAGACAAACAAGTGAAATGCTGGGATCTTGAGTACAATAAG GTTATCAGACATTACCATGGTCATCTAAGTGCTGTCTATGGTTTAGACTTGCATCCAACAATAGATGTACTGGTAACATGTAGCAGAGATTCAACAGCAAGA ATTTGGGATGTAAGGACGAAAGCCAGTGTGCACACACTATCAGGACACACAAATGCGGTAGCGACTGTGAAGTGCCAAGCTGCAGAACCACAAATTATTACAG GCAGTCATGATACTACCATACGGCTCTGGGATTTAGTGGCAGGAAAAACTCGTGTTACTTTAACAAATCACAAGAAATCTGTAAGAGCAGTAGTGCTACATCCAAGACA TTACACATTTGCATCTGGTTCTCCAGATAATATCAAGCAGTGGAAATTCCCAGATGGAAACTTTATTCAGAACCTCTCTGGTCACAATGCTATTATCAACACACTGGCTGTAAATTCTGATGGTGTTTTGGTCTCAGGag CTGATAATGGTACAATGCATCTTTGGGACTGGAGAACTGGATACAATTTCCAGAGAGTACATGCAGCTGTACAGCCAGGCTCTTTGGACAGCGAATCGGGAATATTTGCTTGTGTTTTTGACCAGTCAGAAAGCAGATTGCTAACTGCTGAAGCTGATAAAACCATAAAAGTGTACAAAGAAGATGATACTGCG acTGAAGAAACTCATCCTGTCAGCTGGAAACCAGAAATTATCAAGAGAAAGCGATTTTAG
- the PLRG1 gene encoding pleiotropic regulator 1 isoform X2 — MVEEVQKHSVHTLVFRSLKRTHDMFVADNAKPIPLDEESHKVKMAVKLRTEYGSVLHMPTLKENLREKGGPNTGDPYGHKQYSGNQGQELEYLITGVALTADTKVQRMPSESAAQSLAVALPASQSRLDANRTAAGVGDIYRHAGISERSQPPGMSVAMVEAGGNKNSALMAKKAPTMPKPQWHPPWKLYRVISGHLGWVRCIAVEPGNQWFVTGSADRTIKIWDLASGKLKLSLTGHISTVRGVIVSARSPYLFSCGEDKQVKCWDLEYNKVIRHYHGHLSAVYGLDLHPTIDVLVTCSRDSTARIWDVRTKASVHTLSGHTNAVATVKCQAAEPQIITGSHDTTIRLWDLVAGKTRVTLTNHKKSVRAVVLHPRHYTFASGSPDNIKQWKFPDGNFIQNLSGHNAIINTLAVNSDGVLVSGADNGTMHLWDWRTGYNFQRVHAAVQPGSLDSESGIFACVFDQSESRLLTAEADKTIKVYKEDDTATEETHPVSWKPEIIKRKRF; from the exons ATGGTGGAG gAAGTCCAGAAGCATTCTGTGCACACACTTGTGTTCAGATCTTTGAAGAGAACCCATGATATGTTTGTAGCCGATAATGCCAAGCCTATCCCATTAGATGAAGAAAG TCACAAAGTAAAGATGGCAGTCAAGCTGCGTACAGAGTACGGCTCAGTGTTACACATGCCTACTCTTAAAGAAAACTTGAGGGAGAAAGGAGGCCCAAACACGGGGGATCCTTATGGACACAAACAGTATTCTGGAAATCAAG GACAAGAACTTGAGTATTTGATAACTG gtgtggCTCTGACAGCAGATACTAAGGTCCAGAGGATGCCTAGTGAATCTGCAGCGCAGTCCTTAGCCGTAGCGCTTCCTGCCTCTCAGTCCAG GTTGGATGCAAATCGAACAGCTGCTGGCGTGGGTGATATTTACCGGCATGCTGGAATATCTGAGCGTTCGCAGCCTCCTGGGATGTCAGTG GCCATGGTGGAAGCTGGCGGAAACAAAAATTCTGCATTAATGGCGAAGAAGGCTCCGACCATGCCCAAACCTCAGTGGCATCCACCTTGGAAACTATACAGA gTTATCAGTGGTCACCTGGGCTGGGTGAGATGCATTGCAGTAGAACCAGGAAATCAGTGGTTTGTTACTGGCTCTGCTGACAGAACCATAAAG ATTTGGGACCTTGCTAGTGGCAAATTGAAATTGTCTTTGACGGGACACATCAGTACTGTACGAGGGGTGATAGTAAGTGCAAGAAGTCCATACCTCTTTTCTTGTGGAGAAGACAAACAAGTGAAATGCTGGGATCTTGAGTACAATAAG GTTATCAGACATTACCATGGTCATCTAAGTGCTGTCTATGGTTTAGACTTGCATCCAACAATAGATGTACTGGTAACATGTAGCAGAGATTCAACAGCAAGA ATTTGGGATGTAAGGACGAAAGCCAGTGTGCACACACTATCAGGACACACAAATGCGGTAGCGACTGTGAAGTGCCAAGCTGCAGAACCACAAATTATTACAG GCAGTCATGATACTACCATACGGCTCTGGGATTTAGTGGCAGGAAAAACTCGTGTTACTTTAACAAATCACAAGAAATCTGTAAGAGCAGTAGTGCTACATCCAAGACA TTACACATTTGCATCTGGTTCTCCAGATAATATCAAGCAGTGGAAATTCCCAGATGGAAACTTTATTCAGAACCTCTCTGGTCACAATGCTATTATCAACACACTGGCTGTAAATTCTGATGGTGTTTTGGTCTCAGGag CTGATAATGGTACAATGCATCTTTGGGACTGGAGAACTGGATACAATTTCCAGAGAGTACATGCAGCTGTACAGCCAGGCTCTTTGGACAGCGAATCGGGAATATTTGCTTGTGTTTTTGACCAGTCAGAAAGCAGATTGCTAACTGCTGAAGCTGATAAAACCATAAAAGTGTACAAAGAAGATGATACTGCG acTGAAGAAACTCATCCTGTCAGCTGGAAACCAGAAATTATCAAGAGAAAGCGATTTTAG